Genomic DNA from Manihot esculenta cultivar AM560-2 chromosome 15, M.esculenta_v8, whole genome shotgun sequence:
TGCTCTTTACTAAAAGTTAGTTGATGCAGTAATTGGATTTTTCATGCGGTTTGAAGATGACAGTGTAGAATCAGCCAAGACTGTGAAGCAATGGAATGTAAAGATTATCTCGGTGAGCATTTGTTTCGTCCTTCAGTTTCTTCATGCTTAAAATCTTGGTTTTATTTAGGTTTTGCTTTGCTGGTCgccagtttttctttttccctaTTTTTTCTTCCtggtttgtgttgtgatgaTTGAcatgtaaataattatttaaaacatgcagATTAGCAAGAACAAGAGACACCAGGATAGGGCAGCAGCATTGGAGGTGTGGGACAGACTAGAAGAGTTTGTGCGCTCACGGTCACATTCATGAAGTTCGTATCTAGACTTGCACATTTTTTCCAGTTTGTTAAAAGAAAGTATATATACTTGACGATATCTATTAGTAGTTTTCTGACATATGGTGAATATATTATCCTTTTCTGGTGGATTTTGATTTGCTTATTTAGTGTGAAACATATAGTGTTACCTTTGAATAATTGTTTCCTTTGGATTTGATTCGAAATAAATCAGCCTGTGAGGTAGCAATTTTTCCTTGGGATGTTAGGATCATGAAGATTATGGATGGAATAAAATATAATGTTGCCCATTAGATCACATGCCTGCACACATGGCATTCTGTATTTTCTGAATGTTATATTGATTTGAATGATATATCAACTATGGGCTTGAGCTAAACCCTCACAGTTTTCCTGTGGCATCATCCTTACTCGTTCAGTGGATTTAATAATCTAACTAAAAAGTGTGTGTAGCCATATTGATGTACACaagattgaaaataaaaaggagTCATTCCTATACTTGGGTTCTGTATACTGTACTATAAGCTTTGGTTTAATCTGCATTTCCTGAGGAAAGAACAATGATCCTAGGCACTCTGTTTGCGTTGTCATCTATTCTAGTTGGTGAAGAGCCATTATTTCTTCTCATCTGTATTaaggttatttttattatagCAGATTCTTCATATAATGGATAGGAAATATTAGTCCATGGCTTAATATCTTGCCATATTAGTTGGTATCTCTCGACACACTTTTGTTCAAATGCCATAATCTTTTTATATGTGTTCTTCTTATCCGCATATTTAGGTTAGTAAGGTGTTAGGATTTTCAGTTGTCCGCTTATGGATACTTATTTTTATGGTTAGTTAAGAGGTATGTTTCAACGCCTAATATGCTTCCAAAGTTAGAACTTGTGGTAGCTGATGGTTTTCCTTACGTTCATTTCTGCACCCAGTAATTGGTATTTATTCTTAAGACTACTAATTTGCATGGGTAGATGGTGAACTATAgaaattttctctttttgatgCAGTTATGAAAATGGAAACTGTATCATGACAATTTTGAGCTGTAATTGGATGGACATTGTTGAGGAGTAATGGGAATGCCTTGTTCTGTATCTATGGAGATGTCTATGGTCACCCCATTGCTCGTCTTTTGGTGGATTTAAATGCCAATGGCGTGTTGCAGCTGATACTCTGCTTCCTACGGAACTGACTTGTGTTTAGACCACAGAATTTGCAGAATAAGGTCTGTTTTGACGATAATTTGCTTCCATGTATGTTTTTGCGTTTAATGGTCGAAATTTATGGTAGGAGATGGAGAATATCTTTAAAGATGTACAAAATTTTGGTTTCTTGGTAGTTGCCAACTAAATGCCATCACGGCAATTTTTGTTTATTCATTTTGGTACCTTTTTTCCCCCCATCTTTCATCTGTAATGTATTTCTATTATTCCTTGATGTGTCTTGAGCATTTGGCTGTGGTATGCATacactaaatatttttattgcaaAGGGAAGAGAGCAAGAAGTCtcttcagtaatacaaaactaCACCAACCTCAGAGgagattatgaaaaataaataatagatacACCCCATCCAAAGGGAAATAAATAAACTATACTTAAAATAATAGCTGGGAGTATCAAGATGCGGCAATAGTAAAAGGTGGACAAGCTGATCAGAGAATCAGTATGTCATGAAGGCTGAAACATATGAGGCTGCAAAGAGAAGGAATGATAGCAGTGTGATTGACATTTTGATGAGGCTTCCATTTGAGGTTCCAGGGCCATCTACTTCTGTTGATGGTACAGTTTTAGATCCAGTTCCTACAGCaacaaaataaacaagttagacgAGAACAAAGAGAAGAATTTGTGCAAGGCTCCTTATCGGTGAGCTATCTCTGACATGTTAGTGAATACTCGCCAAAAGTTAAGTTTGAATAATACCGCTAATATATTACATGAATTCTACATGAAATTTGCAATTTTGCAGTTTAAGAATTGTGCTGTACCTGAAGGTGTACTTGGAACTTCTGGCGTTCCTGCTGGAGATGCGGCTGGAGGAGAAGCTGTCCAGATACAGGTAGTACAAGTTAGAATTAGGTTGGACTGAGATTTTTAATGTTCGGTGACATCATCAAAGTTAATGTGGATATTTAGCTTCTTATTTCATTTTAGCAAATTTCCTGGTTCAAACTAAATATCAAGGATCCACCTTCAGAATCAGGGAAGCAATTGACTTTTGGCATGAAAGTTTAAATTCGTAGGACGTTGAGATTGATTGATGAGAGAATTCTTACCATTGCAGCGGCTGATGGGAGGAGTCTGAACATTGCAAGCACCAGGTAAGGCTAGGGCCTGGGTCTGATTGATGTTTATCCCGAGTGATGAGCCACCACCACTTAGAACCTCACACAAGCACTGGGGGGAAGAGCGAACTACACTAGAAAGCTGTGTGCAGCACTGCGAAGATGGAGTTGAAGAATTGCCTGTGATGTAGTTCAGGCATGGTGACATGCTTATTAAGACGTTTGTACAACTAGATTGAGCCATGGCTCCTGCCCATAGCATGCTCATTAAGATCAGAGCAAAATTCAACGCCATCTCTCTGCGTGCCATTGGGTCGTTAGAAATGCCTGATGAAGGTGAAAATATCTTGCAACTTCTTTAGTTTGATTAGCTTGCTGGAATTAGGAGAAAGAAGTGTGGCTTTTATAGGAACGTTGAGGCCAGGGCTGACGAACGAGAATTGGATTGTGTAGGTGACCAACTATTCCTAATCTCTTAACGGCTTCGTGTTAAACTGCAGAAGGTGTTCAAACCTGGAGACTTGCAATACGTGGCTTGCCTGGGAAGGCGATGAAGGTCGGTTGTGTGGGCGACCAACTTGTGGGCCTTAGGTACAGGGTAATATAAGGGTTCAAACTGGAAGAATTCTGGAAATTCCGATTCCATCAGGAGAAGCATAACGTATTTCTGACTCCACCTTTACTTGAATTTGCCTTTGTACCTATCTCTTTTAGAATCCGAGTGAAATGGTTCAGAAAGCAGAAAATTCTGGTGGAAGAAGATTAAAGGAGTTGCTGCCTTTGACAGTGTCCTGTTGCTTCAAACCTAAGAAAAATTTAACCACGGTATTTGTCCGCAAGGAATAGGGTCAAACTTGTCTCATAAGTATGGGTGAGCTATTCTTGTTTTCCGGGTGAGACGATGACCAATTCTGGACACTCGAGTACCCAGAATTTATGACCGCATAGGCATAGGAAACGGTTGTAATGGTGGTATCGAGCAAGGCATAGAAAACTCGCATTCACTTAATTTAGCCATGAATATGAGGAGACATTGTAACGATGTAAAGTTCAAATACATCAGTGAAATATATCAGATTCACATCGTTATTTGGAACATCTATTTTGTCAAACATCTAAAGTTGATCATTCAATCCCCGACTGCTGAGAACTCCACTAAAGAATACGGAGCCTAGAGCTCTTTTTACTATGCTAATCTACTCCAAAGCAAGTGTAACAGCAGATTAGCAAGCACAAATCACTTGTACAATACAACGCAGTAAAAACAAGCGCGTGCCAAACATAAAATGGAAGGAGCAACTAGAACTCAGAAGCTATTAAAAGTTGAGGCACATGACGCCATGAACGTAACAAAGAGAACGAGCCGAAGAGTCATTATCCATTTTGAGGCCATTGGCAGAGCTTGCCCCAGTCGCTGGAACTGTTTTCAGACCCTCCTGAGCCGCCAATACGTGAAGGTAGTGAACTATTAGAGCATGTTGCTTTGCCTTGAAAACTAAAATGGAAATGCAAATCAATTAAAGTCCACATTCTAAACCGATTAAGCAATCAAAAAATTTTACAGGATTTAAACATTTTAAAGGTACGTGTTGGTGAAGGGGTAGTTGGAAGAATTTGAAGGATCAGCTGGCAAACCTTCAG
This window encodes:
- the LOC110601661 gene encoding non-specific lipid transfer protein GPI-anchored 5, with translation MARREMALNFALILMSMLWAGAMAQSSCTNVLISMSPCLNYITGNSSTPSSQCCTQLSSVVRSSPQCLCEVLSGGGSSLGININQTQALALPGACNVQTPPISRCNASPPAASPAGTPEVPSTPSGTGSKTVPSTEVDGPGTSNGSLIKMSITLLSFLLFAASYVSAFMTY